The following proteins come from a genomic window of Platichthys flesus chromosome 1, fPlaFle2.1, whole genome shotgun sequence:
- the LOC133953490 gene encoding uncharacterized protein LOC133953490 isoform X1, whose protein sequence is MMEAGALVLLLLALLGSASTLSFYGDSLSFLSPKKNNDGTFTVSFTHRQNGRSSCQDQSSFTCDGDVCTSFDKSSVLQTDQDATGLGRWCQTEGHTTATISTNETSFTMRGSGCCWESNVNGQTKWTSVAELDLGTRSDSRAINSCPVTTTVSLIRVPQNCFLRIPLLAHDPDGDDVRCSFSSGFTVPSNFTLDKDACTLTRAGGVSAGVHVFELMLEDFPSKNITVSYADGSSEFHSVSGVKSSPLCTVKLQFTVEVLAPVPRCDVGHVQPVFLSKTPSHGDVLHATVGQPFTLYAQAQASHSSIHDFQVSGPQNMSKTFKDDTLGKAEVTVQWTPQLSDLYRFVPFCFTAETNETQSEMRCVVVMVTQSSITQGKATVECSPNKMTVTLYAASMPGIDEKFLQLSDPSCSLTSNGSQITGTMSFSACGTKVEDSGDYITFKNEINSFELPNEIITRRRKVKIGFSCQFPKTISISSYYNLDKSDYIFTESSFGSFGYTFEIFPDSNFTNKVEAKAYPVEVKLLDMIYMGIQAQTELPDVKIFVESCKATPDDNPENPLFYDLIKNGCLKDETIKVFSSTGPTFKFGVQAFKFTGNFDQVYITCSVIMCEGDSPFSRCAQGCLSSAARRRRRDVSKETAGHDITQGPWQFIGMTAPKEAMADNTVIIKSGKPPAVTPPPVSSDTKSSVDDWQVQKILNTNGSSIFFGCAFLLSVVLMAVAVNYFRRRRKEDDRHSLIISGFDN, encoded by the exons ATGATGGAGGCAGGAGCActcgtcctgctgctgctggctttGCTGGGGTCTGCGTCCACTCTCAGCTTCTATGGAGACAGTTTGAGCTTCCTGTCTCCGAAGAAGAACAATGACGGCACTTTTACG GTGAGCTTCACCCACAGACAGAACGGCCGGAGCAGCTGCCAGGACCAGTCGTCCTTCACTTGTGACGGAGACGTCTGCACCAGCTTCGATAAGTCAAGTGTCCTGCAGACGGACCAGGATGCAACAGGCCTGGGCCGCTGGTGCCAGACTGAAGGACACACGACGGCGACCATCTCGACCAATGAAACCTCCTTCACCATGAG GGgctccggctgctgctgggagtcCAACGTCAACGGACAAACGAAGTGGACGAGTGTGGCAGAGTTGGACCTGGGAACTCGCTCCGACTCACGTGCCATCAACAGCTGTCCTGTGACCACGACAGTGTCCCTGATAAG GGTTCCTCAGAACTGTTTTTTAAGGATTCCTCTTCTGGCTCATGATCCAGACGGAGATGACGTGAGATGCAGCTTCAGCTCAGGGTTCACGGTTCCCTCCAACTTTACTCTGGACAAG GACGCGTGCACGCTGACACGAGCAGGTGGCGTCTCCGCTGGCGTCCATGTGTTTGAGTTGATGCTGGAGGACTTTCCTTCTAAGAACATCACTGTGTCGTACGCAGACGGCTCGTCAGAGTTCCACAGCGTCTCCGGCGTGAAGTCCTCACCTCTCTGCACAGTCAAGCTGCAGTTCACAGTGGAGG TCCTTGCTCCAGTGCCAAGGTGTGACGTTGGTCATGTGCAGCCCGTGTTCTTGTCTAAGACTCCGTCACATGGGGACGTTCTTCACGCCACCGTGGGTCAGCCGTTCACGCTCTACGCCCAAGCACAGGCTTCCCACAGCAG CATCCATGACTTCCAGGTCAGCGGCCCTCAGAACATGAGCAAAACCTTCAAGGATGACACACTTGGAAAAGCCGAGGTCACCGTGCAGTGGACGCCACAGCTCAGCGACCTGTACAGATTCGTCCCGTTCTGCTTCACCGCGGAGACCAATGAAAC CCAGTCGGAGATGAGGTGTGTTGTTGTCATGGTGACCCAATCATCTATCACTCAAG GCAAGGCCACTGTTGAGTGCTCACCCAACAAGATGACGGTGACCCTGTACGCTGCCTCCATGCCTGGCATCGACGAGAAGTTCCTGCAGCTGAGCGACCCTTCGTGCTCCCTCACCTCCAACGGATCGCAGATCACTGGCACCATGTCGTTCTCCGCCTGTGGCACAAAAGTTGAG GATTCAGGGGACTACATCACCTTCAAGAATGAGATCAACTCCTTCGAGCTGCCCAACGAGATCATAACCCGCAGGAGGAAGGTTAAGATTGGCTTCTCCTGCCAGTTTCCAAAAACCATCAGCATCTCCAGTTACTACAACCTCGACAAGTCagattacattttcacagagtCCAGCTTTGGCAGCTTTGGCTACACCTTTGAGATATTCCCCGATAGCAACTTCACAAATAAGGTGGAGGCCAAGGCCTATCCAGTGGAGGTCAAGCTGTTGGACATGATCTACATGGGCATTCAAGCTCAGACGGAACTTCCAGATGTGAAAATATTTGTTGAATCCTGCAAAGCCACTCCTGATGACAACCCTGAGAACCCCCTCTTCTATGACCTCATCAAGAACGG GTGTCTGAAAGATGAGACAATTAAAGTCTTCTCCTCTACTGGGCCCACGTTCAAATTTGGTGTTCAGGCCTTCAAATTCACAGGAAACTTTGACCAG GTGTACATCACCTGCTCCGTCATCATGTGTGAGGGAGACAGTCCCTTTTCCAGATGTGCCCAGGGCTGCCTGTCGAGTGCAGCCCGCAGACGCAGGCGAGATGTGAGCAAGGAGACAGCTGGCCACGACATTACCCAGGGTCCTTGGCAGTTTATCGGAATGACTGCTCCCAAGGAGGCAATGGCAGATAACACTGTGATCATAAAGAGTGGCAAGCCCCCTGCAG TGACTCCTCCACCTGTTTCTTCAGACACCAAATCAAGCGTAGACGACTGGCAAGTCCAGAAGATCCTTAACACCAACGGCAGCAGCATCTTCTTCGGCTGTGCCTTCTTGTTATCAGTGGTGTTGATGGCTGTGGCTGTTAACTACTTCAGGCGGAGGAGAAAGGAAGACGACCGCCACTCTCTCATAATTTCAGGCTTTGATAACTAA
- the LOC133953490 gene encoding uncharacterized protein LOC133953490 isoform X2, whose translation MMVSFTHRQNGRSSCQDQSSFTCDGDVCTSFDKSSVLQTDQDATGLGRWCQTEGHTTATISTNETSFTMRGSGCCWESNVNGQTKWTSVAELDLGTRSDSRAINSCPVTTTVSLIRVPQNCFLRIPLLAHDPDGDDVRCSFSSGFTVPSNFTLDKDACTLTRAGGVSAGVHVFELMLEDFPSKNITVSYADGSSEFHSVSGVKSSPLCTVKLQFTVEVLAPVPRCDVGHVQPVFLSKTPSHGDVLHATVGQPFTLYAQAQASHSSIHDFQVSGPQNMSKTFKDDTLGKAEVTVQWTPQLSDLYRFVPFCFTAETNETQSEMRCVVVMVTQSSITQGKATVECSPNKMTVTLYAASMPGIDEKFLQLSDPSCSLTSNGSQITGTMSFSACGTKVEDSGDYITFKNEINSFELPNEIITRRRKVKIGFSCQFPKTISISSYYNLDKSDYIFTESSFGSFGYTFEIFPDSNFTNKVEAKAYPVEVKLLDMIYMGIQAQTELPDVKIFVESCKATPDDNPENPLFYDLIKNGCLKDETIKVFSSTGPTFKFGVQAFKFTGNFDQVYITCSVIMCEGDSPFSRCAQGCLSSAARRRRRDVSKETAGHDITQGPWQFIGMTAPKEAMADNTVIIKSGKPPAVTPPPVSSDTKSSVDDWQVQKILNTNGSSIFFGCAFLLSVVLMAVAVNYFRRRRKEDDRHSLIISGFDN comes from the exons ATGATG GTGAGCTTCACCCACAGACAGAACGGCCGGAGCAGCTGCCAGGACCAGTCGTCCTTCACTTGTGACGGAGACGTCTGCACCAGCTTCGATAAGTCAAGTGTCCTGCAGACGGACCAGGATGCAACAGGCCTGGGCCGCTGGTGCCAGACTGAAGGACACACGACGGCGACCATCTCGACCAATGAAACCTCCTTCACCATGAG GGgctccggctgctgctgggagtcCAACGTCAACGGACAAACGAAGTGGACGAGTGTGGCAGAGTTGGACCTGGGAACTCGCTCCGACTCACGTGCCATCAACAGCTGTCCTGTGACCACGACAGTGTCCCTGATAAG GGTTCCTCAGAACTGTTTTTTAAGGATTCCTCTTCTGGCTCATGATCCAGACGGAGATGACGTGAGATGCAGCTTCAGCTCAGGGTTCACGGTTCCCTCCAACTTTACTCTGGACAAG GACGCGTGCACGCTGACACGAGCAGGTGGCGTCTCCGCTGGCGTCCATGTGTTTGAGTTGATGCTGGAGGACTTTCCTTCTAAGAACATCACTGTGTCGTACGCAGACGGCTCGTCAGAGTTCCACAGCGTCTCCGGCGTGAAGTCCTCACCTCTCTGCACAGTCAAGCTGCAGTTCACAGTGGAGG TCCTTGCTCCAGTGCCAAGGTGTGACGTTGGTCATGTGCAGCCCGTGTTCTTGTCTAAGACTCCGTCACATGGGGACGTTCTTCACGCCACCGTGGGTCAGCCGTTCACGCTCTACGCCCAAGCACAGGCTTCCCACAGCAG CATCCATGACTTCCAGGTCAGCGGCCCTCAGAACATGAGCAAAACCTTCAAGGATGACACACTTGGAAAAGCCGAGGTCACCGTGCAGTGGACGCCACAGCTCAGCGACCTGTACAGATTCGTCCCGTTCTGCTTCACCGCGGAGACCAATGAAAC CCAGTCGGAGATGAGGTGTGTTGTTGTCATGGTGACCCAATCATCTATCACTCAAG GCAAGGCCACTGTTGAGTGCTCACCCAACAAGATGACGGTGACCCTGTACGCTGCCTCCATGCCTGGCATCGACGAGAAGTTCCTGCAGCTGAGCGACCCTTCGTGCTCCCTCACCTCCAACGGATCGCAGATCACTGGCACCATGTCGTTCTCCGCCTGTGGCACAAAAGTTGAG GATTCAGGGGACTACATCACCTTCAAGAATGAGATCAACTCCTTCGAGCTGCCCAACGAGATCATAACCCGCAGGAGGAAGGTTAAGATTGGCTTCTCCTGCCAGTTTCCAAAAACCATCAGCATCTCCAGTTACTACAACCTCGACAAGTCagattacattttcacagagtCCAGCTTTGGCAGCTTTGGCTACACCTTTGAGATATTCCCCGATAGCAACTTCACAAATAAGGTGGAGGCCAAGGCCTATCCAGTGGAGGTCAAGCTGTTGGACATGATCTACATGGGCATTCAAGCTCAGACGGAACTTCCAGATGTGAAAATATTTGTTGAATCCTGCAAAGCCACTCCTGATGACAACCCTGAGAACCCCCTCTTCTATGACCTCATCAAGAACGG GTGTCTGAAAGATGAGACAATTAAAGTCTTCTCCTCTACTGGGCCCACGTTCAAATTTGGTGTTCAGGCCTTCAAATTCACAGGAAACTTTGACCAG GTGTACATCACCTGCTCCGTCATCATGTGTGAGGGAGACAGTCCCTTTTCCAGATGTGCCCAGGGCTGCCTGTCGAGTGCAGCCCGCAGACGCAGGCGAGATGTGAGCAAGGAGACAGCTGGCCACGACATTACCCAGGGTCCTTGGCAGTTTATCGGAATGACTGCTCCCAAGGAGGCAATGGCAGATAACACTGTGATCATAAAGAGTGGCAAGCCCCCTGCAG TGACTCCTCCACCTGTTTCTTCAGACACCAAATCAAGCGTAGACGACTGGCAAGTCCAGAAGATCCTTAACACCAACGGCAGCAGCATCTTCTTCGGCTGTGCCTTCTTGTTATCAGTGGTGTTGATGGCTGTGGCTGTTAACTACTTCAGGCGGAGGAGAAAGGAAGACGACCGCCACTCTCTCATAATTTCAGGCTTTGATAACTAA
- the LOC133957270 gene encoding ZP domain-containing protein-like, with amino-acid sequence VLKRLRVKCTCFVPVKSHVICNESSMTVSVEKASFPRLHEDHMQLNDPSNTACSLQRHSNSTHIIAIIPLNACGTQIEEDEENLIFKNEITTVDNPRDLITRKHQMEVQFYCQYPKRGNVSLSFVAHRKNITVWEKGFGTFTYQFEFYPDNQFQTMMDPAAYPLEYDIGNRIYMKIEATSSVNNTQLFVESCRTAPYDNPNYRPTYSIFENGCQMDPTLQIHSPAAQKEFKFSMEAFKFIGLHNQVYISCSVMMCEAGNSDTRCSKGCINSTSTSPSRSKREAVIQSASHFVSQGPLRLRRSAESVRATATNLNLNLVFITGCVLAAVGMVCGVVMYRAKVSKVKYQPLPTFES; translated from the exons GTACTGAAAAGGTTACGTGTAAAATGTACTTGTTTTGTTCCAGTTAAATCCCATGTGATCTGCAACGAGTCCTCAATGACAGTATCGGTTGAGAAAGCCTCATTCCCTCGACTCCATGAGGATCATATGCAGCTCAATGATCCCTCCAACACGGCCTGCAGCCTCCAGAGACACTCCAACAGCACTCACATCATCGCCATCATCCCCCTCAACGCCTGCGGCACTCAGATCGAG gaagacgaggagaacCTCATCTTCAAGAACGAAATCACCACAGTGGACAACCCCAGAGACCTGATCACCAGGAAGCACCAGATGGAGGTGCAGTTCTACTGCCAGTACCCAAAACGAGGGAACGTGTCATTGAGCTTCGTGGCACACAGGAAGAACATCACTGTGTGGGAGAAGGGCTTCGGCACGTTCACCTACCAGTTTGAGTTCTACCCTGACAACCAGTTCCAAACCATGATGGATCCAGCAGCATATCCTCTAGAGTACGACATTGGGAACAGGATTTACATGAAGATCGAGGCCACCTCCTCGGTCAACAACACCCAGCTGTTTGTGGAGTCCTGCCGAACTGCACCTTACGACAACCCCAACTACCGCCCAACCTACTCCATCTTTGAAAATGG GTGTCAAATGGATCCAACTCTTCAGATCCACTCCCCCGCTGCCCAGAAGGAATTCAAGTTCAGCATGGAGGCCTTCAAGTTCATCGGACTGCACAATCAG gtgtacATCAGCTGCTCGGTCATGATGTGTGAAGCAGGGAATTCGGACACCAGGTGTTCCAAAGGTTGCATCAACTCTACGTCGACAAGCCCCTCACGCTCCAAGAGAGAGGCTGTCATCCAGAGTGCCAGTCACTTCGTTTCCCAGGGGCCATTGCGCTTACGGAGATCGGCAGAGAGCGTCAGAGCCACAG cGACCAACCTGAATCTGAACCTGGTGTTCATCACTGGATGTGTTCTTGCAGCCGTCGGCATGGTCTGCGGAGTGGTCATGTACAGAGCCAaggtgtcaaaggtcaaatacCAACCTCTGCCAACATTTGAGAGTTAA